Proteins encoded together in one Mycobacterium simiae window:
- a CDS encoding cytochrome P450 translates to MSTTTCPFGENFDFTDPDVLLAGLPVTQFAELRRTAPVWWNAQPDSIFDDGGYWVISRHEDVKAVSRDSHLWSTNRKGAVMRLPEGVTAEQLELTKALLINHDAPEHTRLRKLVSRLFTPRAIGQLEDKLAGAARDIVRDAARNEDGNFVDDIAMKLPLLAIADLIGVPEADRAKLFDWTNAIMNTDDPDFSSDPTVANAELMAYAYNMADQRRRCPADDIVTRLIEADIDGDALGDVEFAFFVILLAVAGNETTRNAMSHGMNAFLDNPDQWELYKRDRPDTAVDEIIRWASPVHCFQRTALADVEVGGVTVREGQRVGLFYSSANFDEEVFDDPFRFDISRNPNPHLSFGGNGAHYCIGANLARLEVKLIFDELAAQLPDIAKLAEPQRLRSGWINGVKRLDVAYRG, encoded by the coding sequence ATGAGCACAACGACGTGTCCGTTCGGCGAGAACTTCGATTTCACCGACCCTGACGTACTGCTGGCCGGGCTCCCGGTGACCCAATTCGCCGAGCTGCGCCGCACCGCGCCGGTCTGGTGGAACGCGCAGCCCGACTCCATCTTCGACGACGGCGGCTACTGGGTGATCAGCCGCCACGAGGACGTCAAGGCCGTCTCACGAGACAGCCATCTGTGGTCGACGAACCGTAAGGGCGCGGTCATGCGCCTGCCCGAAGGGGTCACCGCCGAGCAGCTCGAGCTGACCAAGGCGCTGCTGATCAACCACGACGCGCCCGAGCACACCCGGCTGCGCAAGCTGGTGTCGCGGCTGTTCACCCCGCGCGCGATTGGCCAGCTCGAAGACAAGCTCGCCGGGGCGGCGCGCGACATCGTGCGCGACGCCGCGCGCAACGAGGACGGCAACTTCGTCGACGACATCGCGATGAAACTGCCGCTGCTGGCGATCGCCGACCTGATCGGTGTCCCGGAAGCCGACCGCGCGAAGTTGTTCGACTGGACCAACGCCATCATGAACACCGACGATCCGGACTTCTCCAGCGACCCGACCGTGGCCAACGCCGAGCTGATGGCCTACGCGTACAACATGGCCGACCAGCGACGCCGATGCCCGGCCGACGACATCGTCACCCGACTGATCGAGGCCGATATCGACGGCGACGCGCTGGGTGACGTGGAATTCGCGTTCTTCGTCATCCTGCTGGCCGTGGCCGGAAACGAAACCACCCGCAACGCGATGTCGCACGGCATGAACGCGTTCTTGGACAACCCGGATCAGTGGGAACTGTACAAACGGGACCGACCCGACACCGCGGTCGACGAGATCATCCGGTGGGCCAGTCCGGTGCATTGTTTTCAGCGCACCGCGCTGGCCGATGTCGAAGTGGGTGGCGTCACCGTCCGGGAAGGCCAGCGCGTCGGCCTGTTCTACAGCTCGGCAAACTTCGACGAGGAAGTCTTCGACGATCCTTTTCGGTTCGACATCTCCCGCAATCCCAACCCGCACCTGAGCTTCGGCGGCAATGGGGCGCACTACTGCATCGGCGCCAATTTGGCCCGCCTGGAGGTCAAGTTGATCTTCGATGAGCTCGCCGCACAACTACCCGACATCGCCAAGCTCGCCGAGCCGCAGCGGTTGCGCTCCGGCTGGATTAACGGCGTCAAACGCCTCGACGTGGCATACCGCGGCTAG
- a CDS encoding TetR/AcrR family transcriptional regulator encodes MRTRGWGGSVPASDEDAVARILAATRQAIDERGDQITLADVARTLNVTRQTIYHYFASTDELLQATALEATAGFMDQLATSLHGMTDPAAALIEGIGLTLERLPKDPYIGLLLRVSRTGAFAEQVTVTNETARVLGRWILDRLDVDWSAYTPAAVDDILQIVLRTLQSFILSPPTGDGTELRRLLAVWIGPVVAALPRRS; translated from the coding sequence GTGCGGACCCGTGGATGGGGCGGCAGTGTTCCCGCCAGCGACGAGGACGCGGTAGCCCGCATCCTGGCGGCCACCCGCCAGGCCATCGACGAGCGTGGCGACCAAATCACGCTGGCCGATGTCGCGCGCACGCTGAACGTGACGCGGCAGACCATCTACCACTACTTCGCCTCGACTGACGAGCTGCTGCAGGCAACCGCACTGGAGGCGACCGCCGGTTTCATGGATCAGCTGGCGACGTCGCTGCACGGCATGACCGACCCGGCGGCAGCCCTCATCGAGGGCATCGGCCTGACCTTGGAACGCTTGCCCAAGGACCCCTACATCGGCTTGCTGCTCCGGGTGTCGCGCACCGGCGCGTTCGCCGAACAGGTCACCGTCACCAACGAGACCGCGCGCGTGCTGGGACGGTGGATCTTGGATCGCCTCGACGTCGACTGGTCGGCCTACACTCCCGCCGCGGTCGACGACATCCTGCAGATCGTCCTGCGCACCCTGCAGTCGTTCATTCTGTCCCCGCCGACGGGCGATGGGACGGAGTTGCGCCGGCTGCTCGCCGTCTGGATCGGCCCGGTCGTCGCGGCGCTACCCCGCCGCAGCTAG
- a CDS encoding NAD(P)(+) transhydrogenase (Re/Si-specific) subunit beta: MNYLVIGLYIISFALFIYGLMGLTGPKTAVRGNLIAAVGMALAVTATLIKIRHNESWVLIVAGLVVGVVLGVPPARLTKMTAMPQLVAFFNGVGGGTVALIALAEFLETKGFSAFQHGESPTVHIVVASLFAAIIGSISFWGSIIAFGKLQEIISGRPIGFGRAQQPINLLLLAGAVGSAVVVGVHAHPGTGGASLWWMIGLLAAAGVLGLMVVLPIGGADMPVVISLLNAMTGLSAAAAGLALNNTAMIVAGMIVGASGSILTNLMAKAMNRSIPAIVAGGFGGGGVAPSGGDTGDKTVKATSAADAAIQMAYANQVIVVPGYGLAVAQAQHAVKDMASLLEDKGVTVKYAIHPVAGRMPGHMNVLLAEAEVDYDAMKDMDDINDEFARTDVAIVIGANDVTNPAARNDASSPIYGMPILNVDKAKSVIVLKRSMNSGFAGIDNPLFYGEGTSMLFGDAKKSVTEVAEELKAL, encoded by the coding sequence ATGAACTATCTGGTTATCGGCCTCTACATCATCTCTTTCGCGCTCTTCATCTACGGACTGATGGGGCTGACCGGCCCGAAGACCGCGGTGCGCGGAAACCTGATCGCCGCGGTGGGTATGGCCCTGGCGGTGACGGCGACGCTGATCAAGATCCGGCATAACGAGTCCTGGGTGTTGATCGTCGCCGGCCTGGTGGTCGGCGTCGTTCTGGGTGTTCCGCCCGCCCGGCTGACCAAGATGACCGCCATGCCGCAGCTGGTGGCGTTCTTCAACGGTGTGGGCGGTGGCACGGTCGCGCTGATCGCCCTGGCGGAATTCCTTGAGACCAAAGGCTTTTCGGCCTTCCAGCACGGCGAATCCCCAACCGTGCACATCGTGGTGGCGTCGTTGTTCGCCGCGATCATCGGTTCGATCTCGTTCTGGGGATCGATCATCGCGTTCGGCAAGCTGCAGGAGATCATCTCCGGGCGGCCAATCGGTTTCGGCAGGGCCCAACAACCGATCAACCTGCTCCTGCTGGCCGGGGCGGTCGGGTCCGCGGTCGTGGTGGGGGTGCACGCCCATCCCGGTACCGGCGGGGCCTCGCTGTGGTGGATGATCGGTCTGCTCGCCGCGGCCGGCGTGCTGGGCCTGATGGTCGTGCTGCCCATCGGCGGGGCCGACATGCCGGTGGTCATCTCGCTGCTCAACGCGATGACCGGGTTGTCAGCGGCCGCGGCGGGGCTGGCGCTGAACAACACCGCGATGATCGTGGCCGGCATGATCGTCGGCGCGTCCGGGTCGATCCTGACCAACCTGATGGCCAAGGCGATGAACCGGTCCATCCCGGCGATCGTCGCGGGCGGGTTCGGCGGCGGCGGCGTAGCGCCCAGCGGCGGTGACACCGGCGACAAGACCGTCAAGGCCACCTCAGCCGCCGACGCGGCGATCCAGATGGCCTACGCCAACCAGGTGATCGTGGTGCCCGGCTACGGGCTGGCCGTCGCGCAGGCGCAGCATGCGGTCAAGGACATGGCGTCGCTGCTGGAGGACAAGGGCGTGACGGTGAAGTACGCGATTCACCCGGTGGCGGGCCGGATGCCCGGGCACATGAACGTGCTGCTGGCCGAGGCCGAGGTGGACTACGACGCGATGAAGGACATGGACGACATCAACGACGAGTTCGCCCGCACCGACGTCGCCATCGTCATCGGGGCTAACGACGTCACCAACCCGGCCGCCCGCAACGACGCGTCCAGTCCGATCTACGGCATGCCGATCCTCAACGTGGACAAGGCCAAGTCGGTGATCGTGCTCAAGCGATCGATGAATTCCGGGTTCGCCGGCATCGACAACCCGTTGTTCTACGGCGAGGGCACCAGCATGCTGTTCGGCGACGCGAAGAAGTCGGTGACCGAGGTCGCCGAGGAGCTCAAGGCGCTCTAG
- a CDS encoding NAD(P) transhydrogenase subunit alpha, with translation MYDELFANLAILVLSGFVGFAVISKVPNTLHTPLMSGTNAIHGIVVLGALVVFGEVEHPSLAVQIILFVAVVFGTLNVIGGFIVTDRMLGMFKGKKAAPQAKAEKEEAPVAK, from the coding sequence GTGTACGACGAACTTTTTGCGAACCTCGCGATTCTGGTGCTGTCCGGATTCGTGGGCTTCGCGGTGATCTCGAAGGTGCCCAACACGCTGCACACGCCGCTGATGTCGGGCACCAACGCGATTCACGGCATCGTGGTGCTGGGTGCCCTGGTGGTGTTCGGTGAGGTCGAGCACCCATCGCTGGCGGTGCAGATCATTCTGTTCGTCGCGGTGGTGTTCGGCACCCTGAACGTCATCGGCGGATTCATCGTCACCGACCGGATGCTGGGCATGTTCAAGGGCAAGAAGGCCGCCCCGCAGGCGAAGGCCGAAAAAGAAGAAGCGCCGGTCGCCAAATGA
- a CDS encoding Re/Si-specific NAD(P)(+) transhydrogenase subunit alpha, whose amino-acid sequence MTDAQTELVKIGVVAESGTDERRVALVPKAVASLVNSGLAVVVESGAGERALLPDHLYTEAGATIGDAWSADVVVKVAPPTADEVGKLRSGQTLIGFLAPRNADNVIGALRAAGVQAFALEAIPRISRAQAMDALSSQGNVAGYKAVLVAASEATRFFPMLTTAAGTVKPATVLVLGVGVAGLQALATAKRLGARTTGYDVRPEVADQVRSVGAQWLDLGITASGEGGYARELTDAERAQQQEALEKAIGGFDVVITTALVPGRPAPRLVTAAAVEAMKPGSVVVDLAGETGGNCELTEPGRTVVKHDVTIASPLNLPATMPEHASELYSKNITALLDLLITDGKLAPDFDDEVIAESCVTRGGDDAERGDAEERRK is encoded by the coding sequence ATGACAGATGCGCAGACAGAGCTCGTCAAGATCGGCGTGGTCGCCGAGTCCGGCACCGATGAGCGGCGTGTCGCGCTGGTACCGAAGGCGGTTGCGTCGCTGGTCAACAGTGGGCTGGCCGTGGTAGTCGAGTCCGGGGCCGGCGAGCGGGCGCTGCTGCCCGACCACCTCTACACCGAAGCCGGCGCCACCATCGGGGACGCCTGGTCCGCCGACGTCGTCGTCAAGGTTGCGCCGCCCACCGCCGACGAGGTCGGCAAGCTGCGCAGCGGCCAGACGCTGATCGGTTTCCTGGCCCCCCGCAATGCCGACAACGTGATCGGCGCGCTGCGGGCGGCTGGTGTGCAGGCGTTCGCGCTGGAGGCCATTCCGCGCATCTCGCGCGCCCAGGCGATGGACGCATTGTCCTCGCAGGGCAACGTGGCCGGCTACAAAGCCGTGCTGGTGGCGGCCTCGGAGGCGACCCGGTTCTTTCCGATGCTGACGACGGCGGCCGGGACGGTGAAGCCGGCCACGGTGCTGGTTCTCGGCGTGGGTGTGGCCGGGCTGCAGGCGCTGGCGACGGCGAAACGCTTGGGTGCGCGCACCACCGGGTATGACGTCCGGCCCGAGGTGGCCGACCAGGTGCGCTCGGTCGGTGCGCAATGGCTTGATCTGGGCATCACGGCGTCGGGTGAGGGCGGCTACGCCCGCGAGCTCACCGACGCCGAACGCGCGCAGCAGCAGGAGGCGCTGGAAAAGGCCATCGGTGGTTTCGATGTGGTGATCACCACCGCCCTCGTCCCCGGCCGGCCGGCGCCGCGCCTGGTGACCGCCGCGGCGGTGGAGGCGATGAAGCCGGGCAGCGTGGTGGTCGATCTGGCCGGCGAGACCGGCGGCAACTGCGAGCTCACCGAGCCCGGGCGCACGGTCGTCAAACACGACGTCACGATCGCCTCGCCGCTGAACCTGCCGGCGACGATGCCCGAGCACGCCAGCGAGCTCTACAGCAAGAACATCACCGCACTGTTGGACCTGTTGATCACCGACGGAAAGCTGGCCCCGGACTTCGACGACGAAGTCATCGCGGAGTCATGCGTGACCCGCGGCGGCGACGATGCAGAGCGCGGCGATGCGGAGGAGCGTCGCAAATGA
- a CDS encoding nuclear transport factor 2 family protein — translation MTDDVEARPPFPPFTYETALQKVQAAEDAWNTCDPEKVSLAYTPDSQWRNRHEHVVGRAEIVAFLTRKWQRELDYSLRKSLWDFHDNRIAVRFQYECHDAAGQWYRSYGNELWEFAPNGLMARREASINDVPIDESERRYFGPRPAAEHGQEIPLW, via the coding sequence ATGACCGACGATGTCGAAGCCCGTCCCCCCTTCCCGCCGTTCACCTACGAAACGGCGCTGCAGAAGGTCCAAGCCGCCGAAGATGCGTGGAACACTTGCGATCCGGAGAAGGTCAGCCTGGCGTATACGCCGGACTCGCAGTGGCGTAATCGCCACGAACACGTGGTCGGTCGGGCCGAGATCGTCGCATTTTTGACCCGCAAGTGGCAGCGCGAGCTCGATTACTCGCTGCGCAAGTCGCTGTGGGATTTCCACGACAACCGGATCGCCGTGCGGTTCCAGTACGAATGCCACGACGCGGCCGGGCAGTGGTATCGCAGCTACGGAAACGAACTGTGGGAGTTCGCGCCCAACGGGTTGATGGCTCGCCGCGAGGCCAGCATCAACGACGTGCCGATCGACGAATCCGAACGGCGCTACTTCGGCCCCCGCCCGGCCGCCGAACACGGGCAGGAGATCCCGCTTTGGTGA
- a CDS encoding acyl-CoA dehydrogenase family protein, which yields MSAKATDYHKRLSDFMTEFVFPAEAAYDNYRDEAGPNDHTVPPVIEELKTKAKERGLWNLFLPSESGLTNLDYAPLAELTGWSLELAPEAVNCAAPDTGNMETLHLFATEEQRKQWLEPLLAGEIRSAFSMTEPAVASSDARNIQTSIVRDGSDYVINGRKWWTSGASDPRCKILIVMGRTNPEAASHQQQSMVLVPIDTPGVTVLRSTTVFGYQDQPGHCEINYDNVRVPVTNLLGEEGGGFAIAQARLGPGRIHHCMRALGAAERALALMVHRANNRIAFGRPLADQGLVQQSIAKSRNEIDQARLLCEKAAWTIDQHGNKAAHLLVSQIKAVAPQVACDVIDRAIQVHGAAGVSDDTVLARMYSWHRAMRIFDGPDEVHMRTIARTEIGREPSALAAAVTGR from the coding sequence ATGTCGGCCAAGGCCACCGACTACCACAAGCGGTTGTCCGACTTCATGACCGAGTTTGTCTTTCCGGCTGAGGCCGCCTACGACAACTATCGCGACGAGGCCGGCCCCAACGACCACACCGTTCCTCCCGTCATCGAGGAGCTCAAGACCAAGGCCAAAGAACGCGGCCTGTGGAACCTATTCCTGCCGTCCGAGTCGGGGCTGACCAACCTGGACTACGCGCCGCTTGCGGAGCTGACCGGCTGGAGCCTGGAGCTCGCGCCGGAAGCGGTCAACTGTGCGGCACCCGACACCGGCAACATGGAGACTCTGCACCTATTCGCCACGGAGGAGCAGCGCAAGCAGTGGCTGGAGCCGTTGCTGGCCGGCGAGATTCGTAGCGCGTTCTCGATGACCGAGCCGGCGGTGGCCAGTAGCGATGCCCGCAACATCCAAACGTCCATCGTGCGCGACGGCTCCGACTACGTGATCAACGGCCGTAAGTGGTGGACATCCGGTGCGTCGGACCCGCGCTGCAAGATCCTGATCGTGATGGGCCGCACCAACCCGGAAGCGGCCAGCCACCAACAGCAGTCGATGGTGCTGGTGCCGATCGACACCCCGGGCGTGACGGTGCTGCGCTCCACCACGGTGTTCGGCTACCAGGACCAGCCCGGGCATTGCGAGATCAACTACGACAACGTCCGGGTACCGGTCACCAACCTGCTCGGCGAAGAGGGCGGCGGCTTCGCCATCGCCCAGGCCCGGCTTGGTCCCGGCCGCATCCACCATTGCATGCGCGCGCTCGGCGCGGCCGAACGCGCCCTGGCGCTGATGGTGCACCGGGCGAACAACCGGATCGCCTTCGGCCGCCCGCTGGCCGACCAGGGTCTGGTCCAGCAGTCGATTGCGAAGTCCCGCAATGAAATCGATCAGGCCAGACTGCTTTGTGAAAAGGCGGCGTGGACCATCGACCAGCACGGCAACAAGGCCGCGCACCTGTTGGTCTCGCAGATCAAGGCGGTGGCGCCGCAGGTCGCCTGCGACGTCATCGACCGCGCTATCCAGGTGCACGGCGCCGCCGGCGTCAGCGACGACACGGTGCTGGCCCGCATGTACAGCTGGCACCGCGCCATGCGGATCTTCGACGGCCCGGACGAGGTGCACATGCGCACCATCGCGCGCACCGAGATCGGTCGCGAGCCCTCAGCCCTCGCCGCGGCGGTCACCGGAAGATGA
- a CDS encoding tyrosine-protein phosphatase, translated as MTEAVRELSGAWNFRDVADGTPAIRPGRLFRSGELSRLDDHGRATLRELGITDIADLRASREVARRGPGLVPEGVEIHLLPFPDLGDDVPSDDPNESAPHETAFRRLFEGEPGESDDAINATAVRYMIDEYAEFPIRNGARQAVHRVITLLAAGRPVLTHCFAGKDRTGFVIATVLETIGIDRDTIIADYLRSNAAVPQLREHIYDMIQHRPDVELTPEVETFTAARLSDGVLGVRPEYLDAARRTIDEEFGSLQAYLRSAGIAQADVDRLRDELLG; from the coding sequence ATGACCGAGGCGGTGCGGGAACTGTCCGGCGCGTGGAACTTTCGCGACGTCGCCGACGGCACGCCCGCGATTCGGCCCGGCCGGCTGTTCCGGTCCGGTGAGCTGAGCCGGCTCGACGACCATGGGCGCGCGACGCTGCGCGAGTTGGGCATCACCGACATCGCCGACCTGCGGGCCAGCCGCGAGGTTGCCCGCCGCGGGCCGGGACTGGTTCCCGAGGGTGTCGAGATCCACTTGCTGCCCTTCCCCGACCTGGGCGATGACGTGCCGAGCGATGACCCCAACGAATCGGCGCCACACGAAACCGCGTTCCGACGGTTGTTCGAGGGCGAGCCCGGCGAATCCGACGACGCCATCAACGCGACGGCTGTTCGCTACATGATCGACGAGTACGCGGAATTCCCCATCCGCAACGGAGCCCGGCAAGCGGTGCACCGGGTCATCACCCTGCTGGCGGCCGGACGCCCGGTGCTCACGCACTGCTTTGCGGGCAAGGATCGCACCGGCTTCGTCATCGCCACCGTGCTGGAGACCATCGGCATCGACCGTGACACCATCATCGCCGACTATCTGCGCAGCAATGCCGCCGTACCGCAGCTGCGCGAGCACATCTACGACATGATCCAGCACCGGCCCGACGTCGAGCTCACCCCCGAGGTGGAGACGTTCACCGCGGCGCGGTTGTCCGACGGTGTTCTCGGCGTGCGCCCCGAGTACCTGGACGCCGCGCGTCGCACCATCGACGAAGAGTTCGGCTCACTGCAGGCCTACCTGCGCAGCGCAGGTATCGCGCAGGCGGATGTGGACCGCCTGCGCGACGAGCTGCTCGGCTGA
- a CDS encoding SDR family oxidoreductase: MPGVQDRVIVVTGAGGGLGREYALSLAREGASVVVNDLGGARDGTGAGHNMADQVVQEIKDGGGRAAANYDSVAEPEGAENIIKTALDEFGAIHGVVSNAGILRDGTFHKMSYENWDAVLKVHLYGGYNVIRAAWPHFREQTYGRVVVATSTSGLFGNFGQTNYGAAKLGLVGLINSLALEGAKYNIHANAVAPIAATRMTEDILPKEVLDKLTPEYVAPVVTYLCTEENPNSASVFVVGGGKVQRVALFQTDGVTFDTPPTVDDVAAHWDEITDLSAAKKADFKLG; this comes from the coding sequence ATGCCCGGAGTGCAGGATCGCGTCATCGTTGTCACAGGAGCCGGTGGGGGACTGGGGCGCGAATACGCGCTGAGCCTCGCCAGGGAAGGCGCCAGCGTCGTCGTCAACGACCTCGGTGGAGCCCGCGACGGCACCGGTGCCGGCCACAACATGGCCGACCAGGTGGTCCAGGAGATCAAGGACGGCGGCGGCCGGGCGGCCGCCAACTATGACAGCGTCGCCGAGCCCGAGGGCGCCGAGAACATCATCAAGACCGCGCTCGACGAGTTCGGTGCGATCCACGGCGTGGTGAGCAACGCCGGGATCCTGCGTGACGGCACCTTTCACAAGATGTCGTACGAGAACTGGGACGCCGTCCTCAAGGTGCACCTTTACGGCGGCTACAACGTAATCCGCGCGGCATGGCCGCACTTCCGGGAGCAGACCTACGGCCGGGTGGTGGTTGCCACCTCGACGAGCGGGCTGTTCGGCAACTTCGGCCAGACCAATTACGGCGCTGCCAAGCTCGGCCTGGTCGGCCTGATCAACAGCCTCGCCCTCGAGGGCGCCAAGTACAACATCCACGCCAACGCGGTGGCCCCAATCGCGGCCACCCGAATGACCGAGGACATCCTGCCCAAGGAAGTGCTGGACAAGCTCACCCCCGAGTACGTCGCGCCGGTGGTCACCTACCTGTGCACCGAGGAAAATCCCAACAGCGCTTCCGTTTTCGTGGTCGGCGGCGGCAAGGTGCAGCGCGTGGCACTGTTCCAGACCGACGGCGTCACCTTCGACACGCCACCAACCGTGGACGACGTGGCCGCGCACTGGGACGAGATCACGGATCTATCCGCGGCGAAGAAAGCCGATTTCAAGCTGGGGTGA
- a CDS encoding aldehyde dehydrogenase family protein, producing the protein MTTESVAPKTSESTNGAAAAAAERSADIPATVARLRQTFATGRTRDIEWRRRQLLQLVKLMEENEDAIVAALAKDLDRGPFEAFIADIATTAGEAKYAAKKIRKWTKRRYQLLEVPQLPGRGWIEYEPYGTVLIIGAWNYPFYLTLGPAVGAIAAGNTVVLKPSEIAEASAHVMADLVPRYLDSDAIAVVEGDGAVSQELIAQGFDRLLFTGGTEIGRKVYEGAAPYLTPCTLELGGKSPVIVAADADVDVAAKRIAWMKLLNAGQTCVAPDYVLADASIRDELVSKIGAAVTKFTSDRPEGLRIVNQRQFDRISGYLADTDGKVVVGGKCDPSSLRIQPAVVLDPDPNGPLMQNEIFGPVLPIITVQNLDEAIRFVNSRPKPLSAYLFTKTRETRERVIKEVPAGGMLVNHLAFQVSTAKLPFGGVGASGMGAYHGKFGFEEFSHRKSVLTKPTRPDLSSFIYPPYTARAFKMARRMF; encoded by the coding sequence ATGACTACCGAATCGGTTGCACCAAAGACGTCCGAGTCCACTAACGGGGCCGCGGCGGCGGCCGCCGAACGATCCGCGGACATCCCCGCGACGGTGGCCCGGCTTCGCCAGACCTTCGCCACCGGGCGCACCCGCGACATCGAATGGCGCCGACGGCAGCTGCTGCAGCTGGTCAAGCTGATGGAGGAAAACGAGGACGCAATCGTTGCGGCCCTGGCCAAGGATCTCGACCGCGGCCCGTTCGAGGCCTTCATTGCCGACATCGCCACCACCGCCGGCGAAGCGAAGTACGCGGCCAAGAAGATCCGCAAATGGACCAAACGCAGGTATCAGCTCCTCGAGGTGCCGCAGCTGCCCGGCCGCGGCTGGATCGAGTACGAGCCCTACGGCACCGTGCTGATCATCGGCGCCTGGAACTACCCCTTCTACCTGACGCTGGGTCCTGCGGTCGGGGCGATCGCGGCCGGCAATACCGTGGTGCTCAAGCCCTCCGAGATCGCCGAGGCGTCCGCGCACGTGATGGCCGACCTGGTGCCGCGTTACCTCGACAGCGACGCGATCGCCGTGGTCGAGGGCGACGGTGCGGTGAGCCAGGAGCTGATCGCGCAGGGCTTCGACCGGCTGCTGTTCACCGGCGGCACCGAGATCGGCCGCAAGGTGTATGAAGGCGCGGCGCCATACCTGACCCCGTGCACGCTGGAGCTCGGCGGTAAGAGCCCGGTGATCGTCGCGGCCGACGCCGACGTGGACGTGGCGGCCAAGCGGATCGCCTGGATGAAACTGCTGAACGCCGGGCAGACCTGCGTTGCCCCCGATTACGTTCTCGCCGATGCCAGCATTCGCGACGAGCTGGTGAGCAAGATCGGCGCCGCCGTCACGAAGTTCACCTCCGACCGGCCGGAGGGATTGCGGATTGTCAACCAGCGTCAGTTCGACCGGATCAGCGGCTACCTCGCCGACACCGACGGCAAGGTTGTCGTCGGCGGTAAATGCGATCCGTCCAGCCTGCGCATCCAACCCGCCGTCGTGCTCGACCCCGATCCGAACGGGCCGCTGATGCAGAACGAAATCTTTGGCCCCGTGCTGCCCATCATCACCGTCCAAAACCTCGATGAGGCAATACGATTCGTCAACTCGCGGCCCAAGCCGCTGTCGGCGTACCTGTTCACCAAGACGCGCGAAACCCGCGAACGGGTGATCAAGGAGGTGCCCGCCGGCGGCATGCTGGTCAACCACCTCGCCTTCCAGGTGTCCACCGCCAAGCTGCCGTTCGGCGGTGTGGGCGCATCGGGTATGGGTGCCTATCACGGCAAATTCGGGTTCGAGGAGTTCAGCCACCGCAAGTCGGTGCTGACCAAGCCCACCCGGCCCGACCTGTCCAGCTTCATCTACCCGCCGTACACGGCTCGGGCCTTCAAGATGGCCCGCCGGATGTTCTGA
- a CDS encoding SAM-dependent methyltransferase, which translates to MARTANDSWDIATSVGATAVMVALARAVETASDTPLIRDEFAELLVSTPELAGVREQVSAWWAGDPDDDPADGSPDANHMVDYQAVRTHFFDAYFTEAAASGIRQVVLLAAGLDSRAYRLDWPAGVTVYEIDLPKVLEYKTETLASHGATPTADRRPVPVDLRDDWPQALRDNGFDAGEPTAWLAEGLLPFLPAAAQEAMFASIDALSGPGSRVAVENFGVDGDKRREAEQRWQELRAKRAARGLDTSFSPFDLWFDDDGRPDCADWFAAHGWTVRTVNARDEAARLGREAHAEDRPFANSFVTAIKG; encoded by the coding sequence ATGGCCCGCACCGCGAACGACTCCTGGGACATCGCCACCAGCGTCGGGGCGACCGCGGTGATGGTCGCGCTGGCCCGCGCGGTCGAAACCGCCAGTGACACCCCGCTGATCCGTGACGAGTTCGCCGAGCTGCTGGTGTCCACGCCCGAGCTCGCGGGCGTGCGCGAGCAAGTGTCGGCGTGGTGGGCGGGCGACCCGGACGACGACCCCGCCGACGGGTCGCCGGACGCCAACCACATGGTCGACTACCAGGCGGTACGCACCCACTTCTTCGACGCGTACTTCACCGAGGCCGCCGCCTCCGGGATCCGGCAGGTCGTCCTGCTGGCGGCGGGGCTGGATTCGCGCGCCTACCGGCTGGACTGGCCGGCCGGCGTGACCGTCTACGAGATCGATCTGCCCAAGGTGCTCGAATACAAGACCGAGACCCTGGCCAGTCACGGGGCAACGCCGACCGCCGACCGGCGTCCGGTGCCCGTCGATCTGCGCGATGACTGGCCACAAGCGTTGCGCGACAATGGTTTTGACGCAGGTGAGCCGACCGCGTGGCTGGCCGAGGGCCTGTTGCCGTTTCTGCCGGCGGCGGCCCAGGAGGCCATGTTCGCCTCGATCGACGCGTTGAGCGGGCCGGGCAGCCGGGTGGCCGTCGAGAATTTCGGCGTCGACGGGGACAAGCGGCGCGAAGCCGAGCAGCGATGGCAGGAGCTGCGGGCCAAGCGCGCGGCGCGCGGCCTGGACACCTCGTTCAGCCCGTTCGACCTCTGGTTCGACGACGACGGCCGGCCCGACTGCGCGGACTGGTTCGCCGCGCACGGCTGGACCGTCCGCACGGTGAACGCCCGCGACGAGGCGGCCCGGCTGGGTCGCGAGGCGCACGCCGAGGATCGGCCGTTCGCCAACAGCTTCGTGACGGCAATCAAGGGCTGA